The genomic stretch GGCGTTTGCGGGTTCCGCGAAGGGGAAACGATCAACGCGAGTACAACTCGACGATCAGCGATTCGTTGATCTCGGCGCCGAATTCGTCGCGGTCCGGAGCCTTCTTGAACACGCCTTCGAGCTTGGTGCCGTCGACCTGCACCCAGGCCGGCAGACCGATCTGCTCGGCCAGTTTGTAGGCGTCCTGGATGCGCAGCTGCTTCTTGGCTTTTTCACGCACGGCGACCACGTCACCAGCCTTGACCAGGTACGACGGGATGTTCACCACTTCGCCATTGACCGTGATGCCCTTGTGCGACACCAGCTGGCGGGCTTCCGCACGGGTCGAGCCGAAGCCCATGCGGTAGACCACGTTGTCCAGGCGCGACTCGAGGATCAGCAGCAGGTTGGCGCCAGTGTTGCCGCGGCGACGCTCGGCCTCGGCGAAATAGCGGCGGAACTGACGCTCCAGCACGCCATACATGCGCTTGACCTTCTGCTTCTCGCGCAGCTGCAGACCGAAGTCCGAGGTGCGGGAACCCGAGGTGCGGCCGTGCTGGCCGGGCTTGGAATCGAACTTGGCCTTGTCGCCGATCGCGCGCCGGGCGCTCTTCAGGTAAAGGTCCGTGCCTTCGCGGCGGGAAAGTTTGGCCTTCGGGCCGAGGTAACGTGCCACTTGAGTGCTTCCTCTGATGTCTGACGTGTCCGCGGCCTTGGCCGCTGGTCACGCGAGTCTGGCGCTGCAGGTCAAAGAATTCTTCGAAACGCGCAGACGGTGGGCTTCAACGAAACCGCCGGCCCGGCGTTTTCACACCGGCCGGCGAACGGAAAGCTCGAAATTATATTAGATACGGCGACGCTTCTGGGGGCGGCAGCCGTTGTGCGGGATCGGCGTGACGTCCGAGATCATGTTGATCCGGATGCCCAGCGCGGCCAGCGCACGCACCGACGACTCACGACCCGGGCCGGGGCCCTTGATCTCGACGTCGAGATTCTTGATGCCTTGTTCTTGAGCCGCACGACCCGCCACTTCGGCCGCCACCTGGGCAGCGTACGGCGTGGACTTGCGCGAGCCCTTGAAACCCTGGCCACCGCTGGAAGCCCAGGACAGCGCGTTGCCCTGGCGGTCGGTGATCGTGATGATGGTGTTGTTGAACGACGCGTGCACGTGAGCAATACCGTCCGCAATGTTCTTGCGGATCTTCTTGCTCACACGCCGAGCGGCGGTATTCGCAGGTGCTTTAGCCATGGTGACCTTCTTTCAATCAGCTCGTTCGGCGGCTTATTTCTTCAGCTGCACGCCGGACTTGCGCGGGCCCTTGCGGGTCCGGGCGTTCGTGCGGGTGCGCTGGCCGCGCATCGGCAGCCCGCGGCGATGACGGAAACCGCGGTAGCAGCCGAGGTCCATCAATCGCTTGATGTTCATCGTCGTTTCGCGGCGCAGGTCGCCTTCGATCGTCAGACGACCCACCTCTTCACGGATCTTTTCCAGATCAGCGTCGGTCAGGTCCTTGATCTTCTTGCTGTAGGCGATGCCGACGGCGTCGCAGATCTTCTGCGCCGTGGTGCGACCGATCCCGTAGATCGAGGTCAAACCGATTTCCGCATGCTTTTGGGGCGGAATATTGATACCAGCAATACGTGCCATGTGGGTCCTCTAATTCGCGTTCATCAGGATGATCGTGTCCCGATCAGCCCTGGCGTTGCTTGTGACGCGGGTCGGTGCAAATCACGCGAACCACGCCGTTGCGACGGATGATCTTGCAATTGCGGCAGATCTTTTTGACGGATGCCGAAACTTTCATGGTCTTCTCCTTGACCTTTGTTGCTCGCTACGCCGACCAGCGGCCCGATGAACGATCGCGATATTCCGAGTATGAACAGTGCCGCTCACTTCGCTCGGAACACGATGCGAGCTCGACTCAAATCGTAGGGCGTCAGCTCCACGGTCACCTTGTCGCCGGGGAGGATGCGGATGTAGTGCATCCGCATCTTTCCGGAGATATGACCGAGCACGACATGCCCGTTCTCCAACTTCACGCGAAACGTTGCATTGGGCAAGTTCTCGAGGATCTCGCCCTGCATCTGAATGACGTCGTCTTTCGCCATTGCGTCTTCGTCTGTTCGCGTTCGTTGAACCGGCTCAGCCGGCCTTGAAATTTGCCTTCTTCAGCAGCGACTCGTACTGCTGCGACATCACATACGACTGCACCTGCGCCCAGAAGTCCATCGTCACGACCACGATGATCAGCAGCGACGTGCCGCCGAAGTAGAACGGGACGTTGTACTTGAGGATCAGGAACTCCGGCAGCAAGCAGACCAGCGTGATGTAGATCGCACCGGCCAGCGTCAGCCGAGACAGGATGCGGTCAATGTATCGCGCAGTCTGGTCGCCAGGACGGATCCCAGGGATGAACGCGCCGCTCTTCTTCAGGTTGTCTGCCGTCTCACGGCTGTTGAACACCAGCGCCGTGTAGAAGAAGCAGAAGAAGATGATCGCAGCCGCATACAACATCACATACACGGGCTGGCCCGGATGCAGCGCGTCGGCAATGTTCTTCAACCAGCGCAGGCTGTCACCGCTGCTGAACCAGCTCACGACGGTGGCCGGCAACAGGATGATCGACGACGCGAAGATCGGCGGGATCACGCCAGCCATGTTCAGCTTCAGCGGCAGGTGCGAGGACTGACCCCCGTAAACCTTGTTGCCGACCTGCCGCTTCGCATAGTTGACGAGGATCTTGCGCTGACCACGCTCGACGAACACCACACCGTAGGTCACCGCGCCGATCACGACGATGATCAACAGCGCGACGACTTCGTGCATCGCCCCGGTACGCACCAACTCGAACAGTCCGCCGATCGCGCTGGGCAGGCCCGCCGCGATACCGCCGAAGATCAGGATCGAGATGCCGTTGCCCAGGCCGCGCTCGGTGATCTGCTCACCCAGCCACATCAAGAACATCGTGCCAGCCGTCAGGCTGATCATCGCGCTGATGCGGAAGCCGAAACCCGGCGCCAGCACCAACCCCGGCGAGCTTTCGAGCGCGATCGCGATCGACAGCGACTGGAACAACGCCAGGCCCAGCGTCCCGTAGCGGGTGTACTGGGTGATCTTGCGTCGACCGCCTTCGCCTTCCTTCTTGAGCTGCTCCAGCGAGGGCACCACGTAGCTCATCAGCTGCATGATGATCGATGCAGAGATGTACGGCATGATGCCCAACGCGAACACCGTGAAACGCGACAGCGCTCCGCCGGAGAACATGTTGAACAGACTCAGGATGCCGCCTTGCTGGCTCTTGAAGAGCTGCTGCAGCTGCGTCGGATCAATGCCCGGCACGGGAATGTGCGCGCCGATCCGGTAGACCACGAGCGCCATCACCAGGAAGATCAGCCGGCGACGCAAGTCGCCGAACTTCCCGGTTTTGGCCAGCTGAGGTGCGTTGGTTGCCACTGGGTGTGTGTCCTAGAGCCGGTTGCGACGCTGAACCGTCACTCGGCCAGGGAGCCGCCGGCTGCCTCGATGGCGGCCTTGGCACCTGCCGTCGCGCCGATCCCCTTGAGAGCGACCTTCTTCGTCAATTGACCGGCAGCGATCACCTTGACGTTCTTGGCCAACTCAGGAACCAGGCCCGCTTGCTTCAGCGCGATCAGATCGACTTCGGCCGCATCCAGGCGCTCGAGGTCCGACAAACGGATCTCGGCGTTGAACTTCAGCAGTTGCGACTTGAAGCCACGCTTGGGCAGGCGACGCTGCAGCGGCATCTGGCCGCCTTCGAAGCCCACCTTGTGGTAGCCACCGGCGCGCGACTTCTGACCCTTGTGGCCACGACCCGCCGTCTTGCCCAGACCGGAACCGATACCCCGGCCCACGCGGCGCTTGGCGTGCTTGGCGCCAGCTGCCGGCTTGATGGTATTGAGTTGCATCTTGTCCTCAGCCGCTTCAGAGCACCTTGACCAGGTAGCTCACCTTGTTGATCATGCCGCGCACCGCCGGGGTGTCTTCCAGCACGGACTCGCTGTTCATGCCGCGCAGACCGAGGCCGCGCACCGTGGCGCGGTGATCGGCACGGGTGCCGATCGGGCTGCGAACCAGCTTGACCTTCAGAGTTTTCTTGTCATCCGCCATGATGTTGCTCCTGGCTTTCAGCTGAAGATTTCTTCAACGGTCTTGCCGCGCTTGGCAGCGATCTCGGACGGCGTGGTCGAGTTGGTCAGCGCATTCAGCGTCGCGCGCACCATGTTGTAGGGGTTGGTCGAACCATGGCTCTTGGCCACGATGTCGGTCACGCCCATCACCTCGAACACTGCACGCATCGGACCACCGGCGATGATGCCGGCACCGGCGGGAGCCGGCGCCATCAGCACCTTGGCCGCACCGTGCTCGCCGTTCACCTTGTGGTGCAGCGTGCCGTTCTTCAGGCTCACCTTGATCATGTTGCGGCGGGCCTGCTCCATCGCCTTCTGGACAGCGACCGGCACTTCACGCGCCTTGCCCTTGCCCATGCCGATGCGGCCATCGCCGTCGCCGACCACGGTCAGTGCAGCGAAACCGAGGATACGGCCGCCCTTCACCACCTTGGTGACGCGGTTCACGGCGATCATCTTCTCG from Caldimonas brevitalea encodes the following:
- the rpsD gene encoding 30S ribosomal protein S4, encoding MARYLGPKAKLSRREGTDLYLKSARRAIGDKAKFDSKPGQHGRTSGSRTSDFGLQLREKQKVKRMYGVLERQFRRYFAEAERRRGNTGANLLLILESRLDNVVYRMGFGSTRAEARQLVSHKGITVNGEVVNIPSYLVKAGDVVAVREKAKKQLRIQDAYKLAEQIGLPAWVQVDGTKLEGVFKKAPDRDEFGAEINESLIVELYSR
- the rpsK gene encoding 30S ribosomal protein S11, coding for MAKAPANTAARRVSKKIRKNIADGIAHVHASFNNTIITITDRQGNALSWASSGGQGFKGSRKSTPYAAQVAAEVAGRAAQEQGIKNLDVEIKGPGPGRESSVRALAALGIRINMISDVTPIPHNGCRPQKRRRI
- the rpsM gene encoding 30S ribosomal protein S13, with the protein product MARIAGINIPPQKHAEIGLTSIYGIGRTTAQKICDAVGIAYSKKIKDLTDADLEKIREEVGRLTIEGDLRRETTMNIKRLMDLGCYRGFRHRRGLPMRGQRTRTNARTRKGPRKSGVQLKK
- the rpmJ gene encoding 50S ribosomal protein L36 — translated: MKVSASVKKICRNCKIIRRNGVVRVICTDPRHKQRQG
- the infA gene encoding translation initiation factor IF-1 is translated as MAKDDVIQMQGEILENLPNATFRVKLENGHVVLGHISGKMRMHYIRILPGDKVTVELTPYDLSRARIVFRAK
- the secY gene encoding preprotein translocase subunit SecY, giving the protein MATNAPQLAKTGKFGDLRRRLIFLVMALVVYRIGAHIPVPGIDPTQLQQLFKSQQGGILSLFNMFSGGALSRFTVFALGIMPYISASIIMQLMSYVVPSLEQLKKEGEGGRRKITQYTRYGTLGLALFQSLSIAIALESSPGLVLAPGFGFRISAMISLTAGTMFLMWLGEQITERGLGNGISILIFGGIAAGLPSAIGGLFELVRTGAMHEVVALLIIVVIGAVTYGVVFVERGQRKILVNYAKRQVGNKVYGGQSSHLPLKLNMAGVIPPIFASSIILLPATVVSWFSSGDSLRWLKNIADALHPGQPVYVMLYAAAIIFFCFFYTALVFNSRETADNLKKSGAFIPGIRPGDQTARYIDRILSRLTLAGAIYITLVCLLPEFLILKYNVPFYFGGTSLLIIVVVTMDFWAQVQSYVMSQQYESLLKKANFKAG
- the rplO gene encoding 50S ribosomal protein L15 gives rise to the protein MQLNTIKPAAGAKHAKRRVGRGIGSGLGKTAGRGHKGQKSRAGGYHKVGFEGGQMPLQRRLPKRGFKSQLLKFNAEIRLSDLERLDAAEVDLIALKQAGLVPELAKNVKVIAAGQLTKKVALKGIGATAGAKAAIEAAGGSLAE
- the rpmD gene encoding 50S ribosomal protein L30, yielding MADDKKTLKVKLVRSPIGTRADHRATVRGLGLRGMNSESVLEDTPAVRGMINKVSYLVKVL
- the rpsE gene encoding 30S ribosomal protein S5; the protein is MAKFQPKVADEGRDDGLREKMIAVNRVTKVVKGGRILGFAALTVVGDGDGRIGMGKGKAREVPVAVQKAMEQARRNMIKVSLKNGTLHHKVNGEHGAAKVLMAPAPAGAGIIAGGPMRAVFEVMGVTDIVAKSHGSTNPYNMVRATLNALTNSTTPSEIAAKRGKTVEEIFS